The sequence TGATGGCCGAAAGCCGGCAATGGCCGTCCTTCCGCCAGATAGCTGCGCACCGCTTCGTCCACTCCCGTCGTGGCCGCTCGCGCGATCAGCGTGCGCGCGCTCTGCCATGCGCCGCCATGCAGCGGACCCGTCAGCGTCGAAAGACCGGATAGGGTGGCCGCAGATAATGTTGCGCCTGACGATGCCGTGATCCGCGCGGTGAAGGTCGAAGCGTTCAGCTCATGATCTGCAAGCAGGACGAAGCTACGGCGGATCACATCCTCGGCATCCGGACGGTTCCAGGCAGTCGCGAGACGTCGATGCAGCGGCTGATCCCACGGGCCCGGAGCCAATGCTTCAGCCACCGTACCGAATACGCTTTCAGCTTCGTTTTGGAGGGCCGGAAGTGAGCGTCCGAGCGACGGCAGGTCGCCTGTTATGCGCTCGGCAAGCATGGAGAAAGCGCTATCCAGGGAGGGCGGCTTCCGCCGCGCGGCGTTTGGCTCGAATCGCAATGGCCGCTTCATGTCCCAAAGCAGCAGCGCGACATCTTCGAGGCTTGCGCTTTCGGCAAGCATCGCCGCATCCTGGCCGCGATAGAAAAGCCTGCCGTTCGAAACCGTGGACAGCGCCGATGGCAATACCGGATCGCCCCATTGAATGGCCTCGGCGGCCACCGCCTCCGTCTTGCGCCTTCCGGCATGGCGGGCGGCCAATCGCTTGACGTCATCGGCGAAATAAAGGCTGCGCCGCGTATCTGCGGGATCGGCTTTCGCACGAATGCGCCCGCGGCTGACATTGGCGTAGAGCGTCTGTGATTTCGTTCCCAGCAGGTTCAGCGCCTGCTCTGCCGTCAGCCAGCTCATCGGTTCTCATATTGATCAATTGCATCAAGATTGACGTCAATAGGAATAGATCCGATCTAATCGGATAGTCAAAGGAGAACCGTAATGAAAAGTGGTCTTGAAGATGTCATTGCCGCAGAAACCAAGCTGTCCGACGTCGACGGCGCTGCCGGTCGCCTGATTATCCGCGGCGTGTCGCTCGATGATCTGGTGGCAACCAGCCGCTTCGAGGATGTTGCGGCACTGCTGCTGGATGGCCTGTTTGACGAACATATCGATGCAGCTTCCATCCGAACTCAACTCGGCGCGGCTCGCGTTGCGCTTTTCCCGCATGTTGAGGCTGCCGATGCCGCTCTGCTCGCACTGCCGCCGGTGGATGCCGTGCGTGCCTTGCTGGCACGCGTGGCCGACGGCGAGGATTTCGCCACCGCGATCCGCCTGATGGCGGCACCGGCCGTTTTCCTGCCGGCCATCTTGCGATTGCAGAAAGGCGAAGCACCGATAAGGCCGAATGCATCCTTGTCCCAATCCGGTGATATCCTGCGCATGTTGACGGGCCGGTTACCGACGGCAGAGCAGACGGCAGGTCTCGATGCCTATTTGGTGACGATTTCCGATCACGGCTTGAATGCGTCGACCTTCGCCTCCCGCGTCATCGCCTCGACCCAGGCCGGCCTGACCTCCTCCGTGCTTGCAGCAATCAGCGCCCTCAAGGGACCGCTGCATGGCGGCGCGCCCGGCCCTGTCCTTAATATGTTTGACGGTGTCGGAAAGCCCGAAAATGCACGTGCCTGGCTGTCGCAGGCGCTCGATCGTGGCGAGCGACTGATGGGCTTCGGCCATCGCATTTACCGCGTCCGCGACCCGCGCGCGGATGCGCTGAAGACGGCATTAAAGCCGATCTTTGCCAGCGGACAGGCAGATGCCGGACGTATCGCCTTGGCGGAAGCGATCGAGACGGCGGCACTGGCGCTGTTGAAAGAGCGCAAGCCGGATCGGCCCTTGGACGTCAATGTCGAATATTACACCGCCCTGCTGCTCGATGCCCTTGGCTTCCCCCGCAGCTCCTTCACCGGCGTCTTCGCGATCGGCCGCACGGTCGGCTGGATCGCCCACGCCCGCGAGCAGACGCTTGACGGACGTTTGATCCGCCCGCAATCGCGCTATGTCGGTCCACTGCCGAAGGCGGCATAAGTCAGTCTATCGGAAGACGGAACTTAGGCGGCCGCGGATTGGCGCGGCCGCATCATGCCCTCGCGGATATGGCGGGCAAGCTCTAACGCTTGCGGTGTCGCGCCACTTTTCGGCAAATGCAGATTGATCGAAAAGACCGGCAATTCGGGCAGACCCTGCTCGACGGGGAGAATATCGAGATCAGCCGGAACGGTCGAAGCGAGCCAGGCGGTGATAGCCAGATCCGTGCGCACCGTCGCCGTGGTCGCCTCGATATTGCCGTTCTCAAAGACCGTCCGCCAGCGCAACCCATCCTTGCTGAGTGCGGCAAAGACCGACGATCGGAAGGCACAGGTATCGGCAACCATCGAGATCGGCAGCGGCACCTTGCGATAAGCGTTGCCGCCCTTCGCTCCGACCCAGACGAGCCGCTCCACAGCAAGGCATTCGGCTTGCGACGTGCCATATGGTTCCTCCGCCACACAGAGGTCGACGGTTCCCTTCCCCAGCTCTTCCAGCAGTTCCGGCGACGATGCGCAGACCAGCGAAATCTCCACCTGCGGATGGCGCTCGGCATAGGATTTCAGCACGGGCGCCAGCGTCGCTCCAACAAGGTCATAGGGAACGCCGAGCCGGACGCCGCCGCGAACCGTGCTTTCCGTCATGTCGTCCCAGATCTCGTCGTTCAACGCCAATAGGCGGCGGGCATTGCCGCGCAGGCGTTCACCGGCCTCCGTCAGCCGCAATCCGCGTCTGTCCCGTTCGAACAGAGCGCAGCCGAGCATGTCCTCCAACCGCTTGATCTGCTGGCTGACGGCGCCCTGGGTCATATGCAGCATATTGGCTGCAATCGTCATGCTCCCTTGGTCGGCAACCGTGGCGAAGGTTCTGATGAGGGCAATATCAAAGTTTCGGATCATGCAGGCATTATAATTGCTAATGCATCGATCCTTCAATATTCGATTTCATGATGCTGGAGCCGCGTCTAAGCCTTTTTCAATTAGAGAAAGGCCGGATATGACGATCGAACCCTTGCTGCCGCTGGTACTCTTCGCATTGGTTTCCACCATAACGCCGGGCGGTGCGACCACGCTCGCGACTGCGTCCGGTGCGCATTTCGGTTTCCGCCGCTCGATACCTGTCATGGGCGGCTTTGCCTTCGGCCTGGGCTCCATGGCCGGTGCGGCGGCGGCTGGGCTGGGTGGCGTTTTGATGGCCTTGCCAATATTGCAAATTGCCATGAAGACGCTGGGCTCGCTCTATTTGATCTGGCTTGCTATTCGAATCGGCAGAAGCGGCCAGCCGCACGAGGCGGCGCAGATGGTGAGGCCGACAGGCTTCCTTGCCGGCGTCTGGATGCTCTGGCACAATCCCAAGGGTTGGGCGATGACAATGGGCGCTGCCGCCTCCTTTGCCGCGCTGGCGGATAGTCCGGCCAGACTTGCATTCCTACTTGGCGTGACCTTCTGCCTTATCGCCGCTTTCTCTTTGGCGGTTTGGTGCGCTCTGGGGCAAATGCTCGGACATCTCTTGAAAACGGCCTGGCAATGGCGAGCACTCAACATTTCTCTCGCTTGCCTCCTCGTGATTTCAATCGTTCCCATGTGGTACGAATAAGACCCGCTGAGATCTCGGATCACGGCCGACCGCGCCAAAGCCATATTGTCAAAGAACCGGCGCGGCCACGCAGGCTTGTTTCGATCGGGCCGTTGAGGTGCCCCTCTTTGAAGGGAGTGCTGTCGCGACCCGCCGCAAGCAAGAGGTCGGCGCTGATGGCAGCCTCCGCATGGTGACCTGCGGCAACCTCCATCAAGCGACTGGCAACGTTGACCGTATCACCCGTCGCAGTGATCTGTTGACGATCGCCGCCGCCGAGCCGCGAGGCGACGATGGTGCCGAAATGAGCGCCGATCTTGAAACCGATTCGCGAGGTTATTCCCTGCGGCAGTGCCGAGAGCCAGTCTCTCATGCGGTGCGCCAGGCGAATGCAACAATGCGCTGCATTGGCAGGATCGGCAGGCTTGGGATGCGGCAGGCCGAAAAGGATCATGGCGCCGTCACCCATGAAGCTGGTAATGGCACCGCCGGATGCAGTGACTTCTTCGTCGACGAGATTGTAGAAGCCGTTCAGCAGTTCACGCACGGCGGTCGGGCCGATCGATTCGCTAAGGCCGGTGAAGCCATTGATATCGATGAAGACGACGGCCGCCTCCTGATGTACCGGCTCTGCGAGAAGGCCGGGATCGCGCGCAAGATGCTCGGCCAGACCAGGCGCCTGGATGCGCTGCAGCAGCTGGCTTTGCTCGGCGAAGCGGGTGGCACGTCTGCGGTCGAGCCAAAGCTGGATCGCGCCAAACAGCAGCGCCGGCGGGACAGTTGCCGCAATCGGAAGGGCGGCGCTTAGCCAAATTCCGTGCTTGAAGGTGCTGACGTTGACGGCAAACCAAAGGAGGACGACGCCCAGCACCGTGATCAGGCCTATGGTGCTGCGCCGCCATGAAAGAAGGCTGACAACGGCAATCGGCAGGCCGACGGCGAAATAAAGGTCGATAAAACGGACGTTGCGGTCGCGTACCAGGCCATCCCCCGCAATCAGATGCGTGATCGAGGTCGCGATAACCTCGACACCGGGCAGAACAGGATCGAACGGCGTCGGAAAGACATCTCCTCCCCCCGTAACGGTCGCGCCGATAACGACGACATGGTCCCTGATCGCGGCTTCAGGCAACTGGCCGCTCAGCGCCGCGCTGGCGCTGATGGTGCGGATCGTTCCGCGCGGACCGTAGAACGAGAGCGGCATGAGATAGCCGGCGTCGGTATGGATGGAGCGGTCGCCGATCTTGATATGGTCGGAAAGAACAGTCGTCTGCTCGCCGCTTGCGGCGGAAACCACGCGCAGCGAAAAGGATGGCTCGATCCGTTCGCCGCTGCGAAACAGCATCGGAACGAAACGCGGCGTGCCCGCCTTGTCGGTCTGCAGATTGACGATCCCATAGCTTGCGGCATCGGCGAACCGCTGCTGCGGCTCGAGGAATTGCAACGCGCTGGGCACGCGGGCGAGAGGCTCGTTGCTGTTGTCGACAACGCGCTGGCGGCTTTCGGGAAAGATGCTGGCTGCGGCCAGCACGACCTTGGTTCGCTTGAGTGATTGCTCCAACGCCGCATCGCCGGCTTCGTCACCGGGATCGACCAGAAGCACGTCGAGGGCGATGGCTTTGGGTCCCTGGGCGGCGATGGCATCAACGATCCTGGCAAGCGTGGCGCGCGGCAAGGGATAGCGCCCGGCCACTCGCGAGGTCTCATCGTCGATGGCGACGATCGTGACGAGATCGGGCGGTTGGCTATGGCCCCCGAGCGTATTGCGGAGATTTGTAAGCGTTGCTTCCGCGCCGTCGATGAAGGGAATGTCGCCGCGCAGGTGCGCAATGCCAAGACCCAGGCTCCAGGCGACAGTCAAGAGAAGCGCAATCAGCGTTTGCAGCGATGGTCTGCGCATGGCGTCGGGATCTCACTGGCCGAGGCGTGCCATCAAGGCGTTTATGCGCGGCTGTCCCCACGGATTGACACGCAAGGCAGAGCGGGTGCGATCCACATCGACGCCTTGCCCTTGCCCGAGCGTCACCCCCTGCTCGGTCGATACCTTGTTAACCGCAACACGGCCGCGCAACACGAGCACGGATGTCTTGCCACGTTGCGCGTCGACGGCCCATCGCGTGCCGCGGACGGCAGCGATCGCCTGCGGCGTTACAACTTCGAATCCACCCTGAACACGGCTACTGTCCACATCGACCAAGGCCGCCTTGCTATCGAGCACGATAGCATCCACCCGGCCATCCCGATTTCGATCAGCAAGGTGGAAATGCGCCCCGCGCTCGACGGTGATGCTAAGCCCAGGCTGACAATTCAAAGTTCGGCGTTCGGTGCTGACGGTCGGCTGCAGCGGGCAATTCGTGACACCTTGCGC comes from Rhizobium tropici CIAT 899 and encodes:
- a CDS encoding citrate synthase, with the protein product MSWLTAEQALNLLGTKSQTLYANVSRGRIRAKADPADTRRSLYFADDVKRLAARHAGRRKTEAVAAEAIQWGDPVLPSALSTVSNGRLFYRGQDAAMLAESASLEDVALLLWDMKRPLRFEPNAARRKPPSLDSAFSMLAERITGDLPSLGRSLPALQNEAESVFGTVAEALAPGPWDQPLHRRLATAWNRPDAEDVIRRSFVLLADHELNASTFTARITASSGATLSAATLSGLSTLTGPLHGGAWQSARTLIARAATTGVDEAVRSYLAEGRPLPAFGHQLYPDVDIRGEALLGCFTLPPLFARVRDVGEQLVGERVNVDFALTAMTHAYHLPEDAPLIIFALARTVGWLAHAMEQATSGRLIRPRARYVGPPVE
- a CDS encoding citrate synthase/methylcitrate synthase, which produces MKSGLEDVIAAETKLSDVDGAAGRLIIRGVSLDDLVATSRFEDVAALLLDGLFDEHIDAASIRTQLGAARVALFPHVEAADAALLALPPVDAVRALLARVADGEDFATAIRLMAAPAVFLPAILRLQKGEAPIRPNASLSQSGDILRMLTGRLPTAEQTAGLDAYLVTISDHGLNASTFASRVIASTQAGLTSSVLAAISALKGPLHGGAPGPVLNMFDGVGKPENARAWLSQALDRGERLMGFGHRIYRVRDPRADALKTALKPIFASGQADAGRIALAEAIETAALALLKERKPDRPLDVNVEYYTALLLDALGFPRSSFTGVFAIGRTVGWIAHAREQTLDGRLIRPQSRYVGPLPKAA
- a CDS encoding LysR family transcriptional regulator, translating into MIRNFDIALIRTFATVADQGSMTIAANMLHMTQGAVSQQIKRLEDMLGCALFERDRRGLRLTEAGERLRGNARRLLALNDEIWDDMTESTVRGGVRLGVPYDLVGATLAPVLKSYAERHPQVEISLVCASSPELLEELGKGTVDLCVAEEPYGTSQAECLAVERLVWVGAKGGNAYRKVPLPISMVADTCAFRSSVFAALSKDGLRWRTVFENGNIEATTATVRTDLAITAWLASTVPADLDILPVEQGLPELPVFSINLHLPKSGATPQALELARHIREGMMRPRQSAAA
- a CDS encoding LysE family translocator, which gives rise to MTIEPLLPLVLFALVSTITPGGATTLATASGAHFGFRRSIPVMGGFAFGLGSMAGAAAAGLGGVLMALPILQIAMKTLGSLYLIWLAIRIGRSGQPHEAAQMVRPTGFLAGVWMLWHNPKGWAMTMGAAASFAALADSPARLAFLLGVTFCLIAAFSLAVWCALGQMLGHLLKTAWQWRALNISLACLLVISIVPMWYE
- a CDS encoding CHASE2 domain-containing protein; translated protein: MRRPSLQTLIALLLTVAWSLGLGIAHLRGDIPFIDGAEATLTNLRNTLGGHSQPPDLVTIVAIDDETSRVAGRYPLPRATLARIVDAIAAQGPKAIALDVLLVDPGDEAGDAALEQSLKRTKVVLAAASIFPESRQRVVDNSNEPLARVPSALQFLEPQQRFADAASYGIVNLQTDKAGTPRFVPMLFRSGERIEPSFSLRVVSAASGEQTTVLSDHIKIGDRSIHTDAGYLMPLSFYGPRGTIRTISASAALSGQLPEAAIRDHVVVIGATVTGGGDVFPTPFDPVLPGVEVIATSITHLIAGDGLVRDRNVRFIDLYFAVGLPIAVVSLLSWRRSTIGLITVLGVVLLWFAVNVSTFKHGIWLSAALPIAATVPPALLFGAIQLWLDRRRATRFAEQSQLLQRIQAPGLAEHLARDPGLLAEPVHQEAAVVFIDINGFTGLSESIGPTAVRELLNGFYNLVDEEVTASGGAITSFMGDGAMILFGLPHPKPADPANAAHCCIRLAHRMRDWLSALPQGITSRIGFKIGAHFGTIVASRLGGGDRQQITATGDTVNVASRLMEVAAGHHAEAAISADLLLAAGRDSTPFKEGHLNGPIETSLRGRAGSLTIWLWRGRP
- a CDS encoding FecR domain-containing protein; amino-acid sequence: MIHASSIRSLGLTAGILFVIGAGTAFAQGVTNCPLQPTVSTERRTLNCQPGLSITVERGAHFHLADRNRDGRVDAIVLDSKAALVDVDSSRVQGGFEVVTPQAIAAVRGTRWAVDAQRGKTSVLVLRGRVAVNKVSTEQGVTLGQGQGVDVDRTRSALRVNPWGQPRINALMARLGQ